Sequence from the Pecten maximus chromosome 8, xPecMax1.1, whole genome shotgun sequence genome:
AATAATCAAAAATGCATTAGTTATTTAGAATTGAGGCAAGTAATAAGGTCTTATATAACCTGTCTGTCTACGATTTATATTTCCCAATATTACCTGCTGAAAGActcttttgaaatgaaaaaagcCGAAAACATATAATCATTTCATGGAGTGAAACTTATTTGTAGAAATATCGTCTGCCGTGTGACAGGTGGACAGTACAGATCAAGATATTCCTATGGGAGCTGAATGCATCAGATATTTGTTAAGAGAAGCGCAATTATGTTTGATCAGTATTGTTTAATGATTACCAtgtattgtacagtaaaccaaATTAGTATCACAGGTAGGCTAGATTAGGCAGATCTACATCCTCTAGTTTCAcacatgtatttatgatatatcagaataaataatttgttttgtcaaTGCCATTTTTGCAAAGTCGCCGGAGTTAAAAAGACATTTAATCGATATTATGCTAATGTTCAAATTTTCATCTTCTTTGGCGTTCAGTgagaaattgaaattttaagaATAGTTCTATAGAAAAAAGAATAGAAATGCTGCTGCATTAAAGGGGTATCTAAACAGCAGATCCAGTCAaaactgtgatattttacaggcctataaattcctactatggtgcaatttaacagaagtaacatgGTTAACGTTTATTATATGTCTTGGCAAACCGgaggacttgctgttgacatgtaatttgttaaaatgtttgtaaatgtcACCAATACATCAGacaaatgcatgtttcaggggaacataattaactcattaaATTGCATAAATTGCACAAAatagccatgtcgttttgctcaatagtgtctaaagcacaaaacaAGAGCATAGGTTTTtaccagatttgactttataatatgaataaacactgtgtattttgaccttgaaatgcaaatggtggttgtgaataatatcaaacaaatgtGGAATATAAAGAGgtgttttaaacataaaaaatgttcCTATTTGACACTATAAAAACCCTAGACATGGCAAGAAGATTGCTTTCagaaagaaatgtttaactgctgaatttggggtaaaatatgtcTATTTCAGAAAGAGGCCACAAACTCAACTGTTTAACAAtctgatttaaaacaaaatcctTTTTACTATGATCAGAAGTCATAGGAGCATTTTCATTTGATTGAAATGCTTCTCTTTTTGCCATGTTTGTGTACTATTATTCACAACCACCATTCGCATTTCAAGGCTAAAACAAAAGAAGTgttttatacgtacataaagtaaagtccggtcaaacaaatgctctaaccctgtgctatagaacttgtgagcataacagcttggctatttttcaggtttggtcgTTTTTGTGACTCAGAAATACTCCATGCTATATCTTACCAAAAAATAGCTCTGTAGAAGAAACCGATAACATCCACACCAAATgtttggtgattgtaagaaacTGAATGTCCAAACAAATatgttggtatattacatgactattttttgcattttttcatatatctattcgtgtttgaaatttaCCATTATTTTGCCGTATAGATGGCCGTTAAGAAAGCTTTTACTCAATGTATGTAGTAATCTATTGAATTTCATTATAGGAGAGTTAaagaaaaacaatgtttttcATACATTTATGAGCTGGTCGAAGACTACTTAATGATATTAATCTTCGTAAAAGAAAGCCTCTATAATTAGCGTTAAttgataattgttttgtttctatGAATGACCATTAGTAGAACAGTAGAACATAGATTACCCGCACCTGGCGAAACTCTGGGTCTGATTTCTGGGATAGGTTCATATTTCGGTTTGTGTTCATTTCGCGGTTGATTTCTAGATGACGATGTTTGTGGCAAAGATTTTTTGATATCTTCCATATTGATACAGACTACGAAGTCTTTATCTTCGAAGCTGTCGTATGGTACTGTCTCAGGTCCGACTGCGCCCAAGCTAGACAGTTCTTGATTGTAAGCAGTTGTTTGTAATCCTGGGGTTCTATTTAATGTAGCCTGGGAAGATGATAATGGACTGCCAGGGTTGTTTCTCTTCCGCAATTCTTTCAATGCATGGAATACTGCATTGTGAAGACGCCGTCGGTTCCGACCACTGTCTAGGTCGTATTCCAGGGTAGCAAAATCTCCAATTCCAAATCCCGCGTTTCTCTCTACATGGAATGAGAGTGAGTTATCGTGATTGTTACGGTCAAAGATGATGAAACGACTCACTGGGGTGACGGATTTAAGAAACTTTATTGCCGTATTATTAGCCAACGAAACCCTCACCCTGTTCATGTTCTTTAAACGTATTGTCGGGGATGTACATGTAGGCAGTAAATCCATGCCCATTTCATTCGTTCGTTCCTTTTCCTTTTGTGATCTTTCATCCTGATTCACTATTTCTGAGCGTAAAAATAATATCTCATTTGCTTCTCTTTTAGTAAAAAGTAAAATGTTACACCTTGGGTCGTCGAGGTCGTAAACATATTTTACTGCGGCAATCGCATCTAATTGATGGACATTCGGTCTGTGTCTTACACAAATTACTCTGAAAGATagaataattattaattattgaaaACATTCTATCAGTATGAATGGGCTCAAAAGTACAACAATATGAAGAATATGTACATTAAACTAATTTAGCACAGGTATTGCAATGAAAGATGAAACATGAAAATAGTAATCACTGAAATACTATCATCTatgttttttctattttttttatcaatgtcaGTTTTTAGGGTACCGTTTTGTTTCGTTGGGCTTGacttcgtttcgtttcgtttgaatcgttttgtttcgttttgctttcgttaagcactttacaggtaccccggttttcaggtaaatatattattttggcGAAAATTAGCTTCAACTCGGACGGTATTTTCCCGAATCGGATCAAGCCACTATTACACATGTCTACCCATGTGCACGGCAGTACTCGAAGGACACCCCTCTATGTATCTTCGGTACGTTTGGTTAGACAAATCAAAAGTAAACAGTGAGAAACCAAATCTATACATGTAGGAGTAATTGCCTACATAAAAATACTGCACCCACTTTTTTATCTTCACATCAGCCAATATTGTCATTTTTAAGTTTCATTACTGAGTGTATATATTGTAGAAATTTTTACTGTGCATATTGAAGGATGTCAAATAATTTCATTGACGAATAAAATACTCACGGACAGAAGTGATCAGTGGTAATTTCGAAAAGAGTTGGTTCAATTTCCTTGACGGTCGCTGTTTCCAGTTCACGTACTTCATCGTCCTCGAAATACAGGACAAGTAGTGTAGCTATTTCGCTGGCTTCGAGCATATGGTCTAACGGTTGTATAGACACTGTCAGGTGTACTGGAACTAGGAACTGTCGGTCATGGAACACGTTCACCATGTCAGAGATTCCAAGTATTCCGTGATTTTCTCCCAGCGTTTGTTTCACTCTCTGTTGTATTTGAATACcatcaagggaggtaacctatgtacaaagtgataagaaaatattaaaattttcagACTCAGAAGCATTTGGATTGTAGGTGACAAAGATACAATGCAAAGAAATACCAGTAAATATGAGTTATGtctttttgtctttttgaaTTCACTGTGTAATATAGGAGCTTGAAATAACAGGCGTTCTTCCTTTGTTTCTATTTTAGGGTACGAGGTAATTGAATAAAAAGGTGAAATATAAACCTTACGCGCATTTGAACATTTCGTCAATACCTGTAGGGCAAAATGACAAAAATCTAAGACATGTTACAGTAAAAACTACACATTTTATGCTATCATCACCCTCAAAAACGTTTTTTTCCACCTACACATTTTACTCTATTATCACCCTCTTAAAAtaagcgggctgaagttagcagcggattcgttattcgttattggggattcgaataacgaatccgctgccagcagcggattggggattcagttttttatgtttaaatgatgtttctttttattgacgttttgacgattggattgaaataacaaatccgtttcagccgtggattagagattcagttacatataagtatttttcttattatatgcgattggggatatcgaataacgaacccgctgccagcagcggattggggattcgaa
This genomic interval carries:
- the LOC117332712 gene encoding uncharacterized protein LOC117332712, whose amino-acid sequence is MGSNPSSLNENTLSNVAESRMAECISYNDIICVKTKPWDSEKRKSEFPFEEIQSDKISFESTVIDVDITCPTLTEQECLESDIFPMPYLTLDNENEGEFYTLKNSDGKIVVSVTPRIPKRNAIFTFHVRRKGRQSWDRYDVKKQAGEITVSIETDQLDIDAVFITSQIEVQTVEVTRAGCVENLDPENERMKIEFPPDSVESTMQVTIEVTSLDGIQIQQRVKQTLGENHGILGISDMVNVFHDRQFLVPVHLTVSIQPLDHMLEASEIATLLVLYFEDDEVRELETATVKEIEPTLFEITTDHFCPVICVRHRPNVHQLDAIAAVKYVYDLDDPRCNILLFTKREANEILFLRSEIVNQDERSQKEKERTNEMGMDLLPTCTSPTIRLKNMNRVRVSLANNTAIKFLKSVTPVSRFIIFDRNNHDNSLSFHVERNAGFGIGDFATLEYDLDSGRNRRRLHNAVFHALKELRKRNNPGSPLSSSQATLNRTPGLQTTAYNQELSSLGAVGPETVPYDSFEDKDFVVCINMEDIKKSLPQTSSSRNQPRNEHKPKYEPIPEIRPRVSPEVFSERSMTLLARQIPNNEYVSLATLLGIPMVTADRLAGIFPNPQDGNQLKLRLLLHWLDNESIDPYKRLETLKSALTEIDQKGLAERVEQAFNNNTPFSM